One region of Maylandia zebra isolate NMK-2024a linkage group LG10, Mzebra_GT3a, whole genome shotgun sequence genomic DNA includes:
- the acaca gene encoding acetyl-CoA carboxylase 1 isoform X3, translated as MAQQDGAAKKIPAVAELHSRFIVGSVSEENSEDENQGKVDIQLDEKETRSLSPSSGSSDSTYEMGFDHIDGPMHNLRSSMSGLHLVKQGRDRRRIDLQRDFTVASPAEFVTRFGGNRVIEKVLIANNGIAAVKCMRSIRRWAYEMFRNERAIRFVVMVTPEDLKANAEYIKMADHYVPVPGGTNNNNYANVELILDIAKRIPVQAVWAGWGHASENPKLPELLQKHGIAFMGPPSQAMWALGDKIASSIVAQTAGIPTLPWSGTGLTVDWPENNQKKKVVNIPHDLYELGCVQDVEHGMKAAEKIGYPIMVKASEGGGGKGIRKVNSADDFPNLFRQVQAEVPGSPIFVMQLAKHARHLEVQILADQYGNAISLFGRDCSVQRRHQKIIEEAPATIATSDVFEDMEKCAVKLAKLVGYVSAGTVEYLYSQDGSFYFLELNPRLQVEHPCTEMVADVNLPAAQLQIAMGIPLHRIKDIRMLYGVQPWGDSPIDFEALSTAPSPRGHVIAARITSENPDEGFKPSSGTVQELNFRSNKNVWGYFSVAAAGGLHEFADSQFGHCFSWGENREEAISNMVVALKELSIRGDFRTTVEYLIKLLETESFQHNSIDTGWLDRLISEKMQAERPDTMLGIVSGALHVADVNLRNSVSNFLHSLERGQVLPPHTLLNTVDVELIYEGTKYVLTVTRQSPNSYVVIMNNSSAEVDVHRLSDGGLLLSYDGSSYTTYMKEEVDRYRITIGNKTCVFEKENDPSLLRSPSAGKLIQYTIEDGGHVFAGQCYAEIEVMKMVMTLTAAESGCIHYVKRAGAALEPGCVIAKLQLDDPSRVQQAELYTGTLPSIQAVALRGEKLHRVFHNTLGHLVHMMNGYCLPEPFFSAKLKEWVERVMKTMRDPSLPLLELQDIMTSVSGRIPPAVEKAIKKEMAQYASNITSVLCQFPSQQIANILDSHAATLNKKSEREVFFMNTQSIVQLVQKYRSGIRGHMKAVVMDLLRQYLKVEIQFQNGHYDKCVFALREENKGDMANVLNYIFSHAQVTKKNLLVTMLIDQLCGRDPTLTDELMAILTELTQLSKTTNAKVALRARQVLIASHLPSYELRHNQVESIFLSAIDMYGHQFCIENLQKLILSETSIFDVLPNFFYHSNQVVRMAALEVYVRRAYIAYELNSVQHRQLKDNTCIVEFQFMLPTSHPNRGNIPTLNRKMFPSVLENLKVMDTKLEETKPQDPKAPENESQDDNAEKKNASDLDTVDRMSFSSNLNHYGMVHMASVSDVLLDTSFTPPCQRMGAMVAFRSFQEFTKNITDMLSCFSDSPPQSPTFPEGGNPVLYGEEDNKSIQDEPIHILNVAIKTDSDIDDDGLAAMFREFTQSKKSLLFEHGIRRLTFLVAQKREFPKFFTFRARDKFEEDRIYRHLEPALAFQLELNRMRNFALTAIPCANHKMHLYLGAARVEVGTEVTDYRFFVRAIIRHSDLVTKEASFEYLHNEAERLLLEAMDELEVAFNNTTVRTDCNHIFLNFVPTVIMDPSKIEESVRSMVMRYGSRLWKLRVLQAELKINIRLTPTGKQIPIRLFLTNESGYYLDISLYKEVTDARTGQVGPKDRQIMFQAYGDKQGPLHGMLINTPYVTKDLLQSKRFQAQSLGTTYVYDFPEMFRQALKKLWHSCQAFADLPQCPLPSELLTFTELVLDAQGQLVQMNRLPGGNEIGMVAWRMTLRTPEYPAGREIIVISNDITHKIGSFGPQEDMLFLRASEMARESGIPRLYIAANSGARIGLAEEIRHMFHVAWQDPADPYKGFKYLYLTPQDYKKVSALNSVHCEHVEDEGESRYKITDIIGKDEGLGVENLRGSGMIAGESSLAYEEIITMNLVTCRAIGIGAYLVRLGQRTIQVDNSHIILTGAGALNKVLGREVYTSNNQLGGVQIMHNNGVTHCTVCDDFEGVFTLLQWLSYMPKCKSSPVPILNAKDPIDRLVEFVPTKAPYDPRWMLAGRPSQTPKGSWQLGFFDHGSFMEIMQPWAQSVVVGRARLGGIPTGVVAVETRSVELSIPADPANLDSEAKLIQQAGQVWFPDSAFKTAQAIKDLNREGLPLIVFANWRGFSGGMKDMYDQVLKFGAYIVDGLREYKQPVLVYIPPQAELRGGSWVVIDPTINPRHMEMYADKDSRGGVLEPEGTVEIKFRRKDLVKTMRRVDPVYMGLAEKLGTPELSPPDRKELETKLKEREEFLLPIYHQVAVQFADLHDTPGRMQEKGVITDILEWQTSRQFFYWRLRRLLLEETVKRKIQVANSELTDGQIQAMLRRWFVEAEGAVKAYLWDNNEEVVAWLERQLAEEEGARSVIDENIKYIRRDHILKQIRSLVQANPEVAMDSIVHMTQHISPTQRAEVVRILSTMETSASS; from the exons ATGGCACAACAGGACGGTGCTGCCAAGAAGATTCCGGCTGTTGCGGAATTGCACTCTCGCTTCATTGTGGGATCTGTGTCAGAGGAGAACTCAGAGGATGAAAACCAAGGAAAGGTGGACATACAGCTGGACGAGAAGGAGACTCGCTCCTTGTCTCCATCTTCCGGGAGTTCGGACAGCACCTATGAAATGGGCTTCGACCACATCGATGGTCCTATGCACAATTTAAG atCAAGCATGTCAGGCCTGCACCTGGTGAAACAAGGACGAGATCGCAGGCGTATTGACCTCCAGAGGGACTTCACTGTTGCTTCTCCTGCTGAATTTGTCACACGCTTTGGTGGTAACAGGGTCATTGAAAAG GTGCTCATTGCAAACAATGGCATTGCAGCAGTGAAATGCATGCGCTCCATCCGCCGCTGGGCCTATGAAATGTTTCGCAATGAAAGGGCAATCCGTTTTGTCGTCATGGTGACCCCAGAAGACCTGAAGGCCAATGCAG AGTACATTAAGATGGCAGATCATTATGTGCCTGTACCCGGGGGGACTAATAACAACAACTATGCCAATGTTGAGCTCATTCTAGACATTGCTAAACGCATACCAGTTCAG GCAGTGTGGGCTGGATGGGGGCATGCCTCAGAAAACCCCAAACTCCCAGAGCTCCTTCAAAAGCATGGCATTGCTTTCATGG GTCCACCAAGTCAGGCTATGTGGGCGCTTGGAGATAAGATTGCTTCCTCCATCGTGGCTCAGACAGCTGGAATTCCAACACTGCCCTGGAGCGGAACAG GTCTGACAGTGGACTGGCCAGAGAATAACCAAAAGAAGAAGGTCGTCAACATTCCTCACGACTTGTATGAGCTCGGCTGCGTCCAGGATGTAGAGCATGGCATGAAA GCTGCAGAGAAAATTGGCTACCCTATAATGGTGAAGGCCTCCGAAGGTGGTGGAGGAAAAGGGATCCGTAAAGTCAACTCTGCTGATGATTTCCCTAACCTGTTCAGACAG GTCCAGGCAGAAGTCCCAGGATCGCCCATTTTTGTCATGCAGCTAGCCAAGCATGCCCGTCACTTGGAGGTTCAGATTTTGGCTGATCAGTATGGCAATGCCATTTCCCTGTTTGGCAGAGACTGTTCTGTGCAGCGGCGACACCAGAAAATTATAGAAGAGGCTCCTGCTACCATCGCCACTTCTGATGTGTTTGAGGATATGGAAAAG TGTGCAGTAAAGCTGGCTAAGTTGGTGGGTTATGTAAGTGCTGGTACAGTTGAGTACCTCTACAGCCAGGATGGCAGCTTCTATTTCCTGGAGCTCAACCCTCGTCTACAGGTGGAACACCCGTGCACTGAGATGGTGGCTGATGTCAACTTGCCTGCTGCCCAGCTGCAG aTTGCTATGGGCATTCCTCTTCATCGGATCAAAGACATTAGAATGCTTTATGGCGTTCAGCCCTGGGGGGATTCTCCCATTGATTTTGAGGCTCTGTCAACTGCCCCTTCCCCACGGGGCCATGTCATTGCTGCTCGTATCACCAGTGAGAACCCAGATGAG GGTTTCAAGCCAAGCTCTGGAACAGTGCAAGAGCTGAATTTCCGCAGCAATAAGAATGTATGGGGCTACTTCAGCGTTGCAGCGGCTGGAGGGCTGCATGAGTTTGCCGACTCCCAGTTTGGGCACTGCTTCTCATGGGGAGAGAATCGTGAAGAAGCCATCTC AAACATGGTGGTTGCGCTTAAGGAGCTGTCTATCAGGGGTGACTTCAGGACAACAGTGGAATACCTCATTAAGCTGCTGGAGACAGAAAGCTTCCAGCACAATAGTATCGACACAGGCTGGCTGGACAGACTTATCTCAGAGAAGATGCAG GCGGAGCGTCCTGATACCATGCTGGGAATTGTGAGCGGTGCACTGCATGTGGCAGATGTTAATCTCAGGAACAGTGTTTCCAactttttgcactctctggaaAG GGGGCAGGTGCTACCACCACACACGCTGCTCAACACTGTGGATGTGGAGTTGATCTATGAAGGTACTAAGTACGTTCTGACAGTGACTCGTCAGTCTCCCAATTCCTATGTGGTCATCATGAACAATTCTTCTGCTGAGGTGGATGTCCATCGGCTTAGTGATGGAGGTCTTTTGCTTTCATATGATGGAAGCAGCTACACTACGTACATGAAAGAAGAGGTGGACAG GTATCGCATCACAATTGGGAACAAGACGTGTGTTTTTGAGAAAGAAAATGATCCCTCGCTGCTGCGGTCTCCTTCAGCAGGAAAACTCATTCAGTACACTATTGAGGATGGCGGGCATGTGTTTGCTGGCCAGTGCTACGCTGAAATAGAG GTGATGAAGATGGTCATGACCCTCACTGCAGCAGAGTCTGGTTGTATTCACTATGTGAAGAGGGCTGGAGCAGCATTGGAGCCTGGCTGTGTCATTGCCAAGTTGCAACTGGATGACCCAAGCAGAGTGCAGCAG GCTGAGCTCTACACAGGGACCCTGCCTTCTATCCAGGCAGTAGCTTtgagaggagagaagctgcacagAGTTTTCCATAACACACTGGGTCATCTTGTCCACATGATGAATGGCTATTGTCTACCTGAGCCTTTCTTCAGTGCTAAG TTGAAAGAATGGGTGGAAAGGGTAATGAAAACCATGCGCGATCCTTCTTTACCACTGTTGGAGCTTCAAGACATCATGACGAGTGTTTCAGGTCGCATCCCCCCTGCTGTGGAGAAGGCCATCAAGAAGGAGATGGCTCAGTATGCCAGCAACATAACTTCTGTGCTTTGCCAGTTCCCCAGCCAGCAG ATTGCAAACATACTGGACAGCCATGCAGCTACTCTTAACAAGAAATCAGAGAGAGAAGTCTTCTTTATGAACACACAAAGCATTGTTCAGCTGGTGCAGAA GTACCGCAGCGGCATCAGAGGTCACATGAAGGCTGTCGTGATGGACTTGCTTAGACAATATCTAAAAGTAGAGATCCAGTTTCAGAATG GACACTACGATAAGTGTGTCTTTGCACTGCGTGAGGAAAACAAGGGTGACATGGCCAATGTGCTCAATTATATCTTTTCCCATGCTCAAGTCACCAAGAAGAATCTACTTGTTACTATGCTGATT GACCAGCTCTGTGGCCGTGATCCAACACTAACTGATGAATTGATGGCCATTTTGACTGAACTCACCCAGCTCAGCAAGACAACCAATGCAAAGGTGGCGCTGCGTGCTCGGCAG GTGTTGATAGCTTCCCACCTTCCCTCTTATGAGCTACGACACAACCAGGTGGAGTCAATCTTTCTCTCTGCCATCGATATGTATGGGCACCAGTTCTGCATTGAGAACCTTCAG aAACTGATCCTTTCAGAGACATCCATCTTTGACGTTCTCCCCAACTTCTTCTACCACAGTAATCAGGTAGTCAGGATGGCCGCCCTGGAG GTGTATGTTCGGAGAGCATACATCGCCTACGAGCTCAACAGTGTTCAGCATCGACAACTGAAGGACAACACATGTATAGTAGAGTTTCAGTTCATGCTTCCCACTTCACATCCCAACAG AGGGAACATCCCCACTCTAAACAG GAAAATGTTTCCTTCAGTCCTGGAAAATCTTAAAGTCATGGACACTAAATTAGAGGAAACTAAACCCCAGGACCCTAAAGCACCAGAAAATGAATCACAGGATGATAATGCTGAGAAGAAAAATGCATCAGATTTGGATACTGTGGACAG GATGTCATTCTCATCCAACCTGAATCACTACGGCATGGTGCACATGGCCAGTGTGAGCGACGTTCTGCTTGACACGTCTTTTACACCACCCTGCCAGCGCATGGGAGCCATGGTGGCTTTCCGCAGCTTCCAGGAGTTCACCAA gAACATAACTGATATGTTGAGCTGCTTCTCTGACTCTCCTCCACAAAGTCCAACCTTCCCAGAAGGAGGCAATCCCGTGCTGTACGGTGAAGAGGACAACAAG AGTATCCAGGATGAGCCTATCCATATCCTGAATGTTGCTATAAAGACTGACAGCGACATTGATGATGATGGCCTGGCAGCTATGTTCCGGGAATTCACTCAGTCAAAG AAATCTCTGCTGTTTGAACACGGCATCCGAAGGTTGACTTTCCTCGTGGCTCAAAAG agggAATTTCCTAAATTTTTCACATTCCGTGCCAGGGACAAG TTTGAGGAGGACCGGATCTATCGTCATTTAGAGCCTGCATTAGCATTCCAGCTGGAGCTCAACCGCATGCGGAATTTTGCTCTCACTGCCATTCCATGTGCCAATCACAAGATGCACCTGTATCTGGGTGCAGCCCGAGTGGAGGTGGGCACAGAAGTTACGGACTACCGTTTCTTTGTCCGTGCCATTATCCGCCACTCTGATCTGGTAACAAAG GAGGCCTCCTTTGAATACCTTCACAATGAAGCAGAGCGCCTGCTGCTGGAAGCTATGGATGAACTGGAGGTGGCTTTCAACAACACAACTGTGCGAACTGACTGTAACCATATCTTCCTCAACTTTGTCCCTACAGTCATCATGGACCCATCAAAG ATCGAGGAGTCTGTGCGCTCCATGGTGATGCGTTACGGCAGCCGTCTGTGGAAGCTTCGAGTCCTGCAGGCCGAGTTGAAGATTAACATCCGCTTGACTCCAACGGGGAAGCAAATTCCCATCCGCCTCTTCCTTACAAATGAATCTGGCTACTACCTGGATATCAGCCTCTACAAGGAGGTCACTGATGCCCGAACGGGACAGGTGGGGCCCAAAGACCGACAG ATTATGTTCCAAGCATATGGAGACAAGCAGGGCCCCTTGCATGGCATGCTCATCAATACACCATATGTTACCAAAGACCTGTTGCAGTCTAAACGCTTCCAAGCACAATCTCTGGGCACCACCTATGTCTATGACTTTCCAGAAATGTTCAGACAG GCTCTGAAAAAGCTTTGGCATTCATGTCAGGCTTTTGCCGACTTACCTCAGTGTCCTCTTCCTTCTGAGCTGCTCACCTTCACAGAGCTGGTTCTTGATGCTCAAGGTCAGCTGGTACAGATGAATCGACTGCCAGGGGGCAACGAG ATTGGCATGGTGGCATGGCGGATGACCCTGCGAACCCCAGAGTACCCAGCAGGACGTGAGATCATTGTCATAAGCAATGACATCACACACAAGATAGGCTCCTTTGGGCCCCAGGAGGACATGCTGTTCCTGCGAGCCTCAGAGATGGCTCGGGAAAGTGGCATCCCCCGACTCTATATTGCGGCCAACAGCGGTGCACGCATCGGTCTGGCAGAGGAAATCAGACATATGTTTCATGTGGCCTGGCAAGATCCAGCTGATCCTTACAAG GGTTTCAAGTATCTCTACCTCACACCTCAGGATTACAAGAAGGTTTCAGCTCTAAACTCAGTGCATTGCGAACATGTGGAGGATGAGGGTGAATCgag GTACAAGATCACTGACATTATAGGTAAAGATGAGGGGCTGGGTGTGGAGAATCTGAGAGGGTCGGGAATGATTGCCGGAGAATCCTCTCTGGCTTACGAGGAGATCATCACGATGAATCTG GTCACATGCCGAGCCATAGGTATTGGAGCCTATCTGGTGAGGCTTGGACAGAGGACCATACAAGTGGACAACTCCCACATCATCCTTACTGGAGCTGGAGCCCTCAATAAG GTGCTGGGCAGAGAAGTGTATACATCCAACAACCAACTCGGTGGAGTTCAGATCATGCACAACAATGGTGTCACTCACTGCACTGTTTGCGATGACTTTGAGGGAGTCTTCACTCTTTTGCAGTGGCTGTCCTACATGCCCAAG TGTAAATCTAGCCCAGTGCCCATCCTCAATGCCAAGGATCCCATAGATCGACTGGTAGAGTTTGTACCTACCAAGGCTCCTTATGACCCTCGCTGGATGTTGGCAGGACGCCCCAGTCAGA CTCCAAAGGGTTCCTGGCAGCTTGGCTTCTTCGACCATGGCTCTTTCATGGAGATCATGCAGCCGTGGGCTCAGAGTGTAGTGGTAGGCAGAGCCAG ACTCGGTGGGATACCGACTGGAGTTGTTGCTGTGGAAACCAGGTCAGTGGAACTGTCGATCCCAGCTGATCCAGCCAATTTAGACTCTGAGGCTAAG ctCATCCAACAGGCAGGACAGGTGTGGTTCCCAGATTCTGCTTTCAAAACTGCTCAGGCCATTAAGGACCTAAACCGGGAGGGCTTACCTCTCATTGTGTTTGCCAATTGGAGGGGCTTTTCTGGAGGGATGAAAG ATATGTACGACCAAGTGCTGAAATTCGGGGCCTACATTGTGGATGGGCTGAGAGAGTACAAGCAGCCAGTATTGGTTTATATCCCCCCGCAGGCTGAGCTGAGAGGAGGCTCCTGGGTCGTTATAGATCCCACCATCAACCCCCGGCACATGGAGATGTACGCCGACAAGGACAGCCG AGGTGGTGTGTTGGAGCCTGAAGGGACAGTCGAGATCAAGTTTAGAAGGAAGGATCTGGTCAAGACCATGAGAAGAGTAGATCCAGTCTACATGGGCTTGGCTGAAAAATTGG GAACCCCAGAGCTGAGCCCTCCTGATCGCAAAGAGCTTGAAACCAAACTTAAGGAGCGTGAGGAGTTTCTTTTGCCCATCTACCATCAGGTGGCTGTACAGTTTGCGGACCTCCATGACACCCCAGGTCGCATGCAAGAGAAGGGGGTCATCACG GATATCCTAGAATGGCAGACATCCCGTCAGTTCTTCTACTGGCGTCTGCGGCGTCTGCTGCTGGAGGAAACCGTAAAGAGGAAGATCCAGGTGGCCAACAGCGAGCTGACAGATGGGCAGATCCAGGCGATGTTGCGCCGCTGGTTTGTGGAGGCCGAGGGGGCTGTAAAG GCCTATCTGTGGGATAACAATGAAGAAGTGGTGGCATGGCTGGAGAGGCAGCTAGCTGAAGAAGAGGGTGCAAGATCAGTCATTGACGAGAACATCAAGTACATCCGCAGAGACCACATCCTCAAGCAGATTCGCAG ccTTGTTCAAGCCAATCCAGAGGTTGCCATGGATTCTATTGTGCACATGACCCAGCACATCTCACCTACTCAGAGAGCAGAAGTGGTACGTATCCTGTCCACTATGGAGACATCAGCATCCTCCTAG